ATAGCTCCTAGTTCATCATCCCCAAGACCTAATTTATCAGTAGATACTAGCAACGTAAATTTTTTATTTTCTTTTATCTCAACATCTACTACTTCATTTTTGTCTTTAGTTATATTAATATAATATAATTTATCTTTTTCTTCTACAATGCTCTTGTATCCACTACCATCAGCTAGTTTTACTATATTGTTTTTAGCAACTAAATTATCTACAATTATTGTGCTTTCTCCACTTTCAATTGAATCAAAATATTTTTTTGTCCTAACCACGGGCATTGGACATAGTAACCCCTTGCAATCTATTATATTTTTCATATTGTTTAAGTTTAAAATTAATTTTAATGCAAAATTAACTTAAACCATTCACACCCCTTTCTTTGTTATAACTATCGATTTCATATACATTTATAGAACTTTGGATTATAATATTGTATTATATGTTAATTTTAAATAAATACTTATAATGTAATATTCACTAGTTTTTTTGCTGAAAAAATTTACATTCTTATACTAAGTCTATTATAAGCTATTTATAGTTTAAATTATATCAAAACAAAATTTAACTTGCTATTGATAATATTAATAGATACTGCACCTTCTATAGAAGGTAGTAATACTATTATTTTATTTTGTAAAATTGGAGGAAACCATGAAAATATATTTAGATAACGCAGCCACTACATTTCCAAAACCACCGGAAGTTTACACTTCAATGATGAATTATATGATGAACATAGGTACAAATCCTGGAAGAGGTGCATCCACTGCTTCCCTTGCAGGAAATAAAGTTATTTTAAATTGTAGGTATGCATTAATGGATTTTTTTCACTTTGATAAGGTCGAAAACGTAATTCTTACACCAAATATTACAACCTCCTTAAATACCATTATAAAATCCGTTGTAAAGCAAGGCTGGCATGTGCTAACCTCCTCAATGGATCACAATGCTACCTTAAGACCACTAAACTCTCTTTGCCAAAAGGGCGCTATACAGCTAGACATTATTCCTTGTTCAAAAGAAGGACTCCTAAATGTAGATGATTTTATAAACGCACTTAAGCCTAATACAAAACTAGTAGTTCTCTCCCATGCTTCTAACATTATTGGAACAATTCAACCTCTAGAAGCTATAGGTAAAATATGTAGAGAAAAAGGTATTTATTTCGTCATAGACTCTGCTCAGACTGCCGGAGTGTTACCCTTAGATTTCTATAAATTAAATTGTAATGCACTAACCTTTACAGGTCACAAAAGCTTACTGGGACCTCAAGGTATAGGTGGATTTTTAATTGACGATGATTTAAATCAGCAGTGTAGTACCTTTATAGAAGGTGGCACTGGTAGTCTTTCATCTAGTATTATTCAGCCAGATTTTTTACCTGATAAATTTGAAAGTGGGACATTAAATGGCCCAGGTGTAGCCGGGCTTCTAGAAGGGATTAATTTTATTAATACCCAGGGCATAGACTCTATTAAGCAGCATGAAGAATATTTGTGTGAAGCTTTTATAAATGGGCTATTAAATATAAATTCTATTGAAGTTTATGGTTTTAGTAACAGTTCTAAGAGAACAGCTGCAATATCTGTTAATTCTACAAAAATCGACAATTCAGAATTAGGATTTATCCTAGATACTGAATATGGAATTACAACAAGAACTGGTCTTCACTGCGCCCCTCTAGCCCATGAAACTATTGGCACATATCCAATTGGCGCACTAAGATTTGGCATTGGCCCTTTTAACGATATAAAAGACATTGATTATACCCTTAACTCTCTCAATTCTATTATTAGAAAGGTGTGATTTTTCTAAATGGAAAACATTCTAAAAAAAATTGACAAGTTAACTGTGTTCTTTATTTTGTATACCTTTGTTTTTGTAATTTTTTTCGAAA
This DNA window, taken from Clostridium estertheticum, encodes the following:
- the yedF gene encoding sulfurtransferase-like selenium metabolism protein YedF; this translates as MKNIIDCKGLLCPMPVVRTKKYFDSIESGESTIIVDNLVAKNNIVKLADGSGYKSIVEEKDKLYYINITKDKNEVVDVEIKENKKFTLLVSTDKLGLGDDELGAILMKSYIFALSEADTIPNDILFVNGGVKLTTSDSQVLDSLKKLISRGANILVCGVCLDFYSIKDKLSVGEISNMYTIVQLMNNADNTIKL
- a CDS encoding aminotransferase class V-fold PLP-dependent enzyme gives rise to the protein MKIYLDNAATTFPKPPEVYTSMMNYMMNIGTNPGRGASTASLAGNKVILNCRYALMDFFHFDKVENVILTPNITTSLNTIIKSVVKQGWHVLTSSMDHNATLRPLNSLCQKGAIQLDIIPCSKEGLLNVDDFINALKPNTKLVVLSHASNIIGTIQPLEAIGKICREKGIYFVIDSAQTAGVLPLDFYKLNCNALTFTGHKSLLGPQGIGGFLIDDDLNQQCSTFIEGGTGSLSSSIIQPDFLPDKFESGTLNGPGVAGLLEGINFINTQGIDSIKQHEEYLCEAFINGLLNINSIEVYGFSNSSKRTAAISVNSTKIDNSELGFILDTEYGITTRTGLHCAPLAHETIGTYPIGALRFGIGPFNDIKDIDYTLNSLNSIIRKV